The Couchioplanes caeruleus sequence CCTCCCTCGCCGAGATGCTCCGGGAACGCGGCCTGCGACTGACCCCGCAGCGCCAGCTCATCCTGGAGGCGGTCCACGAACTCGGCCACGCCACGCCCGAGCAGATCCACCAGGCGGTGCGCGAGCGTGCCGCCGGGGTCAACATCACGACCGTCTACCGCACTCTCGAGCTGCTCGAAGAGCTCGGCCTGGTCAACCACACCCACCTTTCGCACGGCTCGCCGACCTATCACCGGGCGGGTGAGGACCAGCACGTGCACCTCGTCTGCCGGACCTGCGGCTCGGTCGGCGAGGTCGACCCCGCGATCATGGAACCGGTCACCGTACGGCTGCGCGACGAGCGGAACTTCCGGGTCGACGTGGGCCACGTGTCGCTCTTCGGAGTCTGCGGAGACTGCAAGGAGCGCGCATGACCACGGTCCGCATCGCCGGCTATCGGCAGGAGCGGCTATGACCACCGTCCTCATCTTCGGCTACCGGCAGGAGCGGGTATGACCACCGTCCTCATCGAGGAGCTCGAGCCGGAGTCGGCCGACGCCGGTGTCGCGGCGCACTACGGCGACCCGATGCGTGAGCAGCGCACTCTGGAGACCGCCGTCGGCCTCGTCGACCGTTCCCACCGCGACGTGATCGCCGTGCCCGGCGAGGAACGAGCGGGCTGGCTGCACACGCTGACAACCCAGCACCTCAGCGGCCTGCGAGCGGGGCAGGGCACCGAAATGCTCGTGCTCTCCCCGCACGGCCACGTCGAGCACCACGCCCTCGTCGCCGAGGACGGCACGACGGCCTGGCTGGACACCGAGCCGGGCGCCGGCGCGGGCCTGCTGAGATATCTGGAGATGATGCGCTTCTTCACGCGCGTCGAGCCCCGGGACGCCACCGCGGAGATGGCCGTGCTGTCCCTGGTGGGGCCGGAGGCCGCCGCGACGGCCGCCCGGATGCTCGGCGCCGACCTGGCCGAGCCGCGGGTCCGGGAAGTGCCGGGGCCCAAGTTCGCCGCGGGATCCGTGCCGCCCGA is a genomic window containing:
- a CDS encoding Fur family transcriptional regulator, translating into MLRERGLRLTPQRQLILEAVHELGHATPEQIHQAVRERAAGVNITTVYRTLELLEELGLVNHTHLSHGSPTYHRAGEDQHVHLVCRTCGSVGEVDPAIMEPVTVRLRDERNFRVDVGHVSLFGVCGDCKERA